In Anthocerotibacter panamensis C109, the sequence AAACCGACTTTATGCTCTTTTCCTAGGTAGAAAGTGTCCCCTGGTTGGAGCAGGCGGCGGTGACGGGCACCCGCCGGGAGTGGTTGGTCGTTGAGGAAGGTACCGTTGCTGCTCCCGGCATCTTCCAAAAAGAATGTGGTCTCCTGGATATGGACTGCAGCATGGATGCGCGAGACGATATCCGAATCTGGCAGGTGAGAGACATCGATATCAGGGGGAAAGTCGTCATTGGCTCTGCCGATGTAGGCGATGGATTTCTCGACTGGGACCTCCAACCGTGCTCCCGTGCCGAGGTGGACCAGAAAGGCTTCCGTCAGTTGGAGGCGGGTTCCTGAGACCGGAGGGCTGGAGCGGGGGCGAACAAATACGTCCTCTGTGATCCGCGTCGGGGGGCTAGTCCCGCGCAACACGGAGGCAGCAGCCATCGGGAGTGGCGGGCGCGGTGGGGGCGGTTCTAGGGGCGCAGCGGGTTGGATCAGCTCCACACCACAATCCTCGCAATAGCGGGTGTCCGGGGGATTGGAGATACCACAACTGGGACAGGCAAGGGACATAAAAAACTCCTCAAGGATTCTTGGTAGCTGGAGCAGGCGTAGCGGGTGGCAGGGGAGCGGGCGGGACTTCCGGGATTGGTGTTTTGTCGATCGTCTGAATCGTAACGGTCCGAGAGATGGGGTTGCCCGTCTTGGGGGTCACCCGCAGCGTAATCGTCTCGATGGCTGTAGCCCGATTCAGGGTGTAGGTATCTGACTGGGTTGGTTTGGGGCCGACGGTGTTGGGGGCTCCATACTTAATCAGGTCTACAGTGACATCGGTGCCCTCCACCTGCCAGAGCAGTTTCGGGTCGCGGACGGGTTTTTTGGGGTCGTTGACCTCAAAGGTGAGCTTGGTACCGGAGGGCGGAATGGGTTTGCCGTCAATCGTAAAGGAGATAATGCGCGGTGCGATGACTTTAACAGCGGCTTTAGGGGTGGGTTTAATCTCAATCACGTCTGCATCCTGAACGACAGTCTCACCCTGCTTCGTCCTCGCTGTCAACTTGAAGCGGTACTTACCGGGGCGCTTGGCGGCGGTGCGAATGCTGGTACAGGTCAACACTCCGCCCTCCAAGGGACACTTCAACCCCCCGAAATCACCCTTGCTAAAGTCGTAGCTGCGGGCCAAGGAACTATCCACGATGCCGTCTCGCTGACCGCTCAGGTCCAATTGCTTAACCTGAGCAACGTTCTCAATACGCCAGTTGAGGAAGATAAAAGTGCTTTTGCCTTCGAGCAAAATGTAGTCTTCGGTGGTCACCGTCAGTTTAGGCGGCTCGGGCGGGCGTTGTAGCCACAGCACCAACAGGACTACCGCTCCAATCAATCCCAGGATGGAGATAGCGACGAAGGCCAGTTGCCACCAGGGCCGAGCCCGCCAGAGCAGGGTACTCTGGGGTAGGTTTGGCGGGAGTTCCTGACCCTTGGCGTCCTCTAGATCGAGGCGGAAGTTGAGGTCGCGCCCCGCCCCAAAAAGAGGCTGCCGCCACCAAGGACGGGGTTGGACGCGCAGGTCGATGTTGGCGGTCTTGCCGGGGAGGAGTCGCGCCTGACTGGGCTCTAAGCGAAAGGTGCACAGGTCATCTTCGTCTACATGCAGGGCCTGGATCGTCAGTTCGCGCACGGTGTTGCCCCGGTTGACGAGCTTTACTGCGTATTGGCCCTCGCTATGGGCGACCTTGCCTAAGATGGTCCGCAGTTCTACCTCTAATTCATAGACGGGAGGAACCTGGAGGTAGAGCAGATCGAGGAGGTTGAGGGCGCGGTTGTTGGCTGAGGTGACCTGGATCGTGTGGGCATAGACCCCTGCCAGCGTTCCTTGGGGCGGCTGAAAGAGTACTATGACTTCGCCACGGGTGCCTGGATTGAGTTCCAGTGCGGTGGCCCCACTGATGATACCCACTCCTCCCAAACTGCCTCCCTGATAGCGCACCGTGTACCAAGCTTCCTCTAGGTCGGGGCAGGTGACTTGGAAGCGGTCCACCTGGTTGGAGCGGTTGTGGACCTGTACGGTGACGGTGAGCGGCGAACTGGGTTTGTAGGGAGTACCCGTGGTGAGTAGGGCAGGCAATTCCGGGCTTGTGACCGGATTGAGGATAAACGTCGGGTCGTTGTCGCGGACCTGCGCATTGGCAGGCCGGGGCTGGATTACTAGGAGTTGGGAGCGCAGGATCGGGTCGGGGTAGTGCTCGGGAGCCTCGACGAGCACCCCGTACTCGTAGGTTCCTGAGAGGGCTTGGTCTGGTATCTGAAAGTGGAAGGTGACCTCGGTATATTGTCCGGGGCCAAGGGAGAACCGGCCCTGGCGGGGCGGCTGGCACCACTGGTACATCTGGGACAGTTCGACGACCGAGACGACCACGGTCGGGCTTTGGGTATCCCGGTTAGTCACGACCACTCCCAGGTCAAAACTATCTCCGGGGTAGACGACTTGGCTTCCTGGTGGGTCGAGGACGACTTTGAGTGGGGCACTACCGGAGCTGGTGCGGTCGGGGTTGGTGACTTCTAGCGCGTGGGCATAGCGCAGTGGCGTTTCGTCCGGGTAATGCTGGGGAGCATCCAAAATAACCGTATAAGGATACTTAGCCACTGGAGTCAGGGCCGGGACCTGGAAGCGCAGGGTCACCTGACCCGTCTGATCGGGGCCGAGGACCAGCCGTTCGCGCGGGGTGAGTAGCCAGGAGCGCAGGGGTGCGACTTCAGCTTCGACCGTAACTAAAATCTCAGCGGTCTGGCGGCCTTGATTGCGGATATTCAGGAAAACTTCAGTCGTAGTACCTGGAGAGACCACCCGAGCCTGGATGGGGTCAAAGCGCAGGAGGAGCGGACTGGGCCGACTGGCGGACATCAGCGGGCCTCCAGGCGGTGGAGGGACAGCTTCACTTGAGCATCATCGCCCCCGCTCACAATCTGGAGGGAAGAGCCCACGGCGATCATATCTACGCTATTGATCGGACGGGAACGGCGTTCGATTTCCTCGCGGGTGCCCTGAATCACGCCGAGGTCGTAGTCTCCATTGACCGGCAGGGTCCAGAGGACTACCCGTCCGTCAAAGCCCCCACTGACCAGATAGTGCCCATCTTTACTCAAGGCCAGGGAGAGCACCGAGTCGTGGGCTTTCCAGCGGGCGAGGACCGGACAGATCAGGGGTGCCTCGGGGGTGCTGGGGGCACAGCCCGCCAGATTCCAGAGGGTGATCGCGCCTTGCGTGTCCCCCATAGCGAGGAGGGTCACGTCTTTGATCTGCACCGTAGCCAGGGTTTGGTTGTAGTTGCCATCCCCGGCATCGCCTTGGACCTGGACGCGGCGCGGGCGGGCACGCGCAGCACGCCAGTCCCAGAGGACCAGACGGTTGAAGTTGCCCGCGACAACCAGGGTCCGTTCGTTGGCTCCAGCTAGGACCATAGCGGAATTGGTAAAGTCGAGGACCTGCTGGTTCAGGAGCGTGGGCGGGGTGTCCCCATCGGGCAATTCCCAGCGCAAGACCCCGTTTTGGGCAATCCCCACAAACAGGAACTTCGAGTCGCCCGTAAAGAGCAAGTCGCGTACCCGGTCTTCTTTTTTGTAGACGAACTCTTTGAGGGGCGTCTGCTGGTTTTTGTTGAGGACGTTCCACAGGTCCACCTCGCCATTTTCGAGCGCGGCAGCCACCTGATCGTTGAATTTGGGGCGGTAGCGCAGACGGGCGATGGCCTTATCCGTCTTGGCGAGGACCCCATCAGCAGTGAGATGGTCCTCTTGGACCCGCCAACGGCGGATGGTCAGATCATCAGAACCGCTCAAAACCGTGTAGCCATCGCCGCTAAAACGCACACTGCGCACCGGTCCGGTATGCCCCTCAGCGGGCCACAAACTGAGGATCAAGAGCACCAGAGCAGCTATCAGCCCCAGTATGGCAAGCTGTAACCAGGGAGGGATGACCGGCATGACCGCTAGCTCTAAGGTAAGGCTCGCTGGGTCAGTGCTCCCCAACCGTTCGTCGGAGAGCTTGGCAGTAGTCTTCAGGCGCAGGTATTGAGCAAGGCCAATCCAGGGCCGGGGTTTGCTCGCAGTCAGGCGTAAGCAGGTGGAAGCACCCGGTTCTAGGGGAGCGTCGGATGGGTCTAGGGCACAGACGCATAGCGGATCACCCACCACCTGGACTTCGACTTGCTGTTGCAGATTACTTGTGTTTTTGAAAGCTAGATCATAGGCAGCAGGGTCTCCCTTCAAAATTGGCAACCATCCGCCTTGCTCGGGGTACTGGCGCTTGGGGGTATCGCAGCGAAACTGGACGAAGCCGAAGGGTAAAACCTCCAGGACTCCCGTAGCGGGTGTAACGGAGCCATCCAGGAGGGCCGTAGCTTCGACAGTGAAAGGATAGTCCTGGCTCAACGCCTGGGTCGGGCTGGGGGGCTGACAGACAAAACTCACATCCAGTTTGGCGGCGGGGGGCAACTGCACCCGGCGTTCGCTACCTTCAGGCAACCAAGTGGGGTCGAGCCCCAACAGGCGAACGATAACTTCCGTGGGCTGGCGGGTGAGATTGCGCAAGCTCACCGGGACTTCGACTTTGTTGCGTGGATAAACGCCAAGGCGACGCACCGGCAACCCCAGGTCTAAGAGCGCACCCATCGCTCCAGGTTCGATGCGCAACCTGAGTAGACTGCGGCGCTCCTGCCGCAGTTCTGTGGAGAAGACCCGCACAATCAGGTTCACCACTCCCACAAAGCCAGGAATAGGTGCTTCGACAATGCTCACCTCAAAAGGCGTGACACTGCCGGGGGGCTTTTTGGTCCCGGCTTCGATGGGCAGACGGTACCAGCCGAGGACCGGGTTGTATTCAGCCCCAGAAGCAGTTACCTCGATCTGAAAGTCCGCCAGCCGGTCACTCTCGTTGGTGACGGTCACCCGGAAGACAGCGGGTACTCCTCCAGGGCGGAAGGTGATTTCTTTGTCGGATAGCTCGGCACTGATCAGTCGTTGTTCCATGGCTACGCCTTACCTGCCGCCTGGGGGTAGCGACATTATACCTGCTCCCATATATGCTCCTGTCAGGTCGAGGATTCCAGGGAATCTTCCGACTGGAGCCCGACCAAACTCTGTCTACGCCAAGCGTAGTGCAGGAGGTTGACCCCTAACTCCTGAGCGGTGCGGATGGCGACCCTGGAAGAGGACAGCGCTTCATCCAACCCGCAAGCTGCAATCAAATCACCCACCACTAAGATGATCCCCCCGCCGGTCAGCAGGCGCAGGCTTTGCTGGTTGAGCGTAGGCAGGGCTGCAAACAAGAAGGGCTGGGTACGGAGCGGGTGATTGCGCCTGAGGCGCTCCAGATAGTCGAGGGGCGTCTTAAACTGTTCAGCCAAGGCCATCGTGCTCTCCATGAGCGCCGGGGCATCGGGGGGAGCCTCTACCAGCAATACCCCACCCCGAGCGAGATAAGCCGCTAAAACCCGGCGTTGGCCCGCATCCAGATTGAGGCTGTCGCGGCCTGTGAGATAGAGCAGATCGTAGTTTCCTACGGTCTCTTCCTGGGGATCGAGGGTCACTTGGCCCACATCACCGGCTCCAGCGAGGGCGGGATAGAGGGCCTCTACAGCTCGCAGGAGGTAGGAGAGGTTGAAGAAATTGCGGGTGTGGGTCGGGTCGCTGTGGGTTACTTGCGCCACGCGCACCATTGCCTGGGACCGGGCCCGCGCTTGGGAGCGGAAGCGTAGATCGAGATTGTTGTAGCCCGGAAAGAACACATCGGCGGGCACACTGAGTTGGACCGGTCCGGGTTGGAGCAAGATGCGGCAGACTTCGACCTCGTTATTGGCAGGGAGGCTGGTCTTGAGGTCGATACGGAAGGTCTCCCGGACCAGCGTGCGGTTACCTGGGAGGCGCAAGTCATCCGGGTCCACATAGCTCACCACCAGATAGACCATCAGGGGCTCCTCCCCCACCTGCACCGCAATCTGAAAATTCTCGGGCTCGGGCACGACGATGGGATTTCCACTCACATCCAGCGCAATCCCTGGCTGCAACTGCACAGAGCGACCATCTCGATACTGGTTGGGCACCGCAGCCCCGGTGGGGATGACGCTCACCCCCAGACCGCTCACGATCCCTGGATGGTGCAGCGACTGAAAGTGAAAGTTTTGGCGCTTGCGGTGGTAGCTGTGGGCAAGGTCCCAGCGCTCAGCGTTGATGAGCAGACCATCGGCGGCTTGGAGTCGCTCAAAGCTCTGGATTGGTGGGAAGGGGTAAAACTGGCTCATAGCGCACTCGCAGGTAGAGAAGTTAGGCCATCAATGTATAGTTCGTAGGTGCAAAAAGCAGGCTTTTCCTGGTCTAGGATCTGCCGGACCAAGCCCTCATCCACCTGACTTGCACCCCGCAGGTGCACGATGAAGTGGTAGGGGCGGCCTCCTCCGAGCAGGGCTCCTTCGCCCAAACGCGCTTGCGCCAGCACAAAACCCTGGCCCGTGGGTTCGACGATACTAATATGTTTGGCGGCTTCGGGCAGATCTTCATCCAAGGGGAGCCCTGTGTACAGATGCAGGTAGAAGCGCAGGCCCCGCCGGGTGCCCCGCCAGCGGTAAATCTCCAGCGCATGGCGGATCAAACGGCGCTGCTGGACTAGCGGCCAATGGAATTCCACCGGCCAAGCCACCCAGTGCGCTAGAAAGGGCAGCATGGCTTCAGGAGCAGTCAAAGGGTCCAAGTAAGCCCAGAGAGTATCCATAATCTGGACTGCTGGCTCGAAGGTCTCTTCAAAGACCTTCAGAAAACGCCCAATAAAATCAACCTCCCGGTACAACTGGGGCAGGTAGTTTAGGTAGAGGCTGCGAGGCCGGACATGAAAGGGAAATTGTTCGCAGATAATCTGGGTGTCGTTGCCTTCGCGGTAGGTAATGGTGAGGCGGCAAGTATAATCCGCGTTGAGGGGAGCATGGGAGCGCGCGTCATCCTCAAAGAAAGTGGCCGGTATCTGAAAGTAGAGCACGGCATCCATTTGTTTTTGCGGTAGCAACTCCCGCCCCTCTGTACCCAAGCGGCACCAATAGGCGGGGAAGTCGCCTTCGACCTGGATCTTTAGGTTGTGTAGCGTCTGGGTAGGACTTTGATTGTAGAGGTGCAGGACCATTTCACTGGGTTCGCCGGGATAGGCGACCAACCGTTTGCCCTCCTCCAGCAGGTCCTGCGGTCGGAGTGGCAGAGGGGTTTCGGGCACCTGCATAGGAGTCAAGGAACAGAATAGCGCCGTGGAGGGAGGGGCCTGACTCATCGCTCGCGGTTGATAAGGTTGACGATATGGCTGGAGCGGCGGCGGCTGTCAGCCCAGGAGCAGACCAACCCCAAAGGACCGGGGTCCACCATAGGAACCCGTTCGCGCAGCCAAGTATCTCCGGTCGCCCGCAGCCGGAATAGCTGTACATCCCCCAGATAGCGCACTCCAGGGATCTGTTGTAGGAGCGCGACGATGTCCGAGGGGTAGACGGGCCGCCCGAAGGGCCAGCCCTGACGCTCCAGACCACCCAGCAACGGGTTGAGAAAGCGATAGAGGGCCACCCTGAGGCTAAAGAGGATCTCCTGCTGCGCCCGAGGATTATCATAGGCGGGCTCCAGACTCACTTCAGTCTGGACAGTCACGCCCACGTATTCTGGCTCCTGGAGGATCACCTGGGTCCCGAGCAATTTGCGCTCATCTAAAAAAGTCTGGACCTGCTCTTGGAGTGCGTGGGTCAGCGCAAAGATTTCTGGGGCCAGCCCCTCTCCTTGCTGGATGGGTTCGGGGTCAGCCTGAGGAACCAAAAGCAAGCGCACCACTCCCGCTTCTGCCACCTTGCTAGGAGTGAGGCAAAGAGCACGGGCTACCGCCCCTCGTCCTCCTTGATAGGCGAGGGTTTCATAGTCTTCCTGGGTGACTGCTCGGTCGCGGGTCCTGAGAATCCGCGGAGCCCGCAAGACCGCTTGGTCGAGGGATTCGGCATCGGCCCCGTTGCGGGCGGGGCCGTGGTTGGTGACG encodes:
- a CDS encoding FHA domain-containing protein produces the protein MSLACPSCGISNPPDTRYCEDCGVELIQPAAPLEPPPPRPPLPMAAASVLRGTSPPTRITEDVFVRPRSSPPVSGTRLQLTEAFLVHLGTGARLEVPVEKSIAYIGRANDDFPPDIDVSHLPDSDIVSRIHAAVHIQETTFFLEDAGSSNGTFLNDQPLPAGARHRRLLQPGDTFYLGKEHKVGFTFDLAT
- a CDS encoding COG1470 family protein; the protein is MSASRPSPLLLRFDPIQARVVSPGTTTEVFLNIRNQGRQTAEILVTVEAEVAPLRSWLLTPRERLVLGPDQTGQVTLRFQVPALTPVAKYPYTVILDAPQHYPDETPLRYAHALEVTNPDRTSSGSAPLKVVLDPPGSQVVYPGDSFDLGVVVTNRDTQSPTVVVSVVELSQMYQWCQPPRQGRFSLGPGQYTEVTFHFQIPDQALSGTYEYGVLVEAPEHYPDPILRSQLLVIQPRPANAQVRDNDPTFILNPVTSPELPALLTTGTPYKPSSPLTVTVQVHNRSNQVDRFQVTCPDLEEAWYTVRYQGGSLGGVGIISGATALELNPGTRGEVIVLFQPPQGTLAGVYAHTIQVTSANNRALNLLDLLYLQVPPVYELEVELRTILGKVAHSEGQYAVKLVNRGNTVRELTIQALHVDEDDLCTFRLEPSQARLLPGKTANIDLRVQPRPWWRQPLFGAGRDLNFRLDLEDAKGQELPPNLPQSTLLWRARPWWQLAFVAISILGLIGAVVLLVLWLQRPPEPPKLTVTTEDYILLEGKSTFIFLNWRIENVAQVKQLDLSGQRDGIVDSSLARSYDFSKGDFGGLKCPLEGGVLTCTSIRTAAKRPGKYRFKLTARTKQGETVVQDADVIEIKPTPKAAVKVIAPRIISFTIDGKPIPPSGTKLTFEVNDPKKPVRDPKLLWQVEGTDVTVDLIKYGAPNTVGPKPTQSDTYTLNRATAIETITLRVTPKTGNPISRTVTIQTIDKTPIPEVPPAPLPPATPAPATKNP
- a CDS encoding WD40 repeat domain-containing protein, whose amino-acid sequence is MEQRLISAELSDKEITFRPGGVPAVFRVTVTNESDRLADFQIEVTASGAEYNPVLGWYRLPIEAGTKKPPGSVTPFEVSIVEAPIPGFVGVVNLIVRVFSTELRQERRSLLRLRIEPGAMGALLDLGLPVRRLGVYPRNKVEVPVSLRNLTRQPTEVIVRLLGLDPTWLPEGSERRVQLPPAAKLDVSFVCQPPSPTQALSQDYPFTVEATALLDGSVTPATGVLEVLPFGFVQFRCDTPKRQYPEQGGWLPILKGDPAAYDLAFKNTSNLQQQVEVQVVGDPLCVCALDPSDAPLEPGASTCLRLTASKPRPWIGLAQYLRLKTTAKLSDERLGSTDPASLTLELAVMPVIPPWLQLAILGLIAALVLLILSLWPAEGHTGPVRSVRFSGDGYTVLSGSDDLTIRRWRVQEDHLTADGVLAKTDKAIARLRYRPKFNDQVAAALENGEVDLWNVLNKNQQTPLKEFVYKKEDRVRDLLFTGDSKFLFVGIAQNGVLRWELPDGDTPPTLLNQQVLDFTNSAMVLAGANERTLVVAGNFNRLVLWDWRAARARPRRVQVQGDAGDGNYNQTLATVQIKDVTLLAMGDTQGAITLWNLAGCAPSTPEAPLICPVLARWKAHDSVLSLALSKDGHYLVSGGFDGRVVLWTLPVNGDYDLGVIQGTREEIERRSRPINSVDMIAVGSSLQIVSGGDDAQVKLSLHRLEAR
- a CDS encoding DUF4159 domain-containing protein; protein product: MSQFYPFPPIQSFERLQAADGLLINAERWDLAHSYHRKRQNFHFQSLHHPGIVSGLGVSVIPTGAAVPNQYRDGRSVQLQPGIALDVSGNPIVVPEPENFQIAVQVGEEPLMVYLVVSYVDPDDLRLPGNRTLVRETFRIDLKTSLPANNEVEVCRILLQPGPVQLSVPADVFFPGYNNLDLRFRSQARARSQAMVRVAQVTHSDPTHTRNFFNLSYLLRAVEALYPALAGAGDVGQVTLDPQEETVGNYDLLYLTGRDSLNLDAGQRRVLAAYLARGGVLLVEAPPDAPALMESTMALAEQFKTPLDYLERLRRNHPLRTQPFLFAALPTLNQQSLRLLTGGGIILVVGDLIAACGLDEALSSSRVAIRTAQELGVNLLHYAWRRQSLVGLQSEDSLESST
- a CDS encoding phage tail protein; this encodes MQVPETPLPLRPQDLLEEGKRLVAYPGEPSEMVLHLYNQSPTQTLHNLKIQVEGDFPAYWCRLGTEGRELLPQKQMDAVLYFQIPATFFEDDARSHAPLNADYTCRLTITYREGNDTQIICEQFPFHVRPRSLYLNYLPQLYREVDFIGRFLKVFEETFEPAVQIMDTLWAYLDPLTAPEAMLPFLAHWVAWPVEFHWPLVQQRRLIRHALEIYRWRGTRRGLRFYLHLYTGLPLDEDLPEAAKHISIVEPTGQGFVLAQARLGEGALLGGGRPYHFIVHLRGASQVDEGLVRQILDQEKPAFCTYELYIDGLTSLPASAL